The proteins below are encoded in one region of Streptomyces cyanogenus:
- a CDS encoding transcriptional regulator, with product MTVVSTPHPALPVRDKAATRALSPMLTRLAEERATGVLVREHGVLHLAEGRVVHAESHLAPGLDVLLTAHGTLAGAAWQQAAARTPGPLHAAELLLHSGVLPTGALELCHLDALYDAGYFVLAPSSTPGRFRYDHAPRLGPLPSVPVVALERETLRRRLLLHRLWPDPAADSAPLIRADPAAGRTPGAPVTPRQRAVLDRVDGVRTAADIARNLGRQAFHTLVDVRRLTAAGKIAPAPRAPAPPPPPHQVTTDPDIALLKRLRDALEAL from the coding sequence GGACAAGGCGGCCACCCGCGCCCTGTCCCCGATGCTGACCCGGCTCGCCGAGGAGCGGGCCACCGGCGTGCTGGTCCGCGAACACGGCGTCCTGCACCTCGCCGAGGGCCGGGTGGTGCACGCCGAGAGCCACCTCGCCCCCGGCCTCGACGTGCTGCTCACGGCCCACGGCACGCTCGCGGGCGCCGCCTGGCAGCAAGCCGCGGCCCGGACCCCGGGCCCGCTGCACGCGGCCGAGCTCCTGCTGCACTCCGGGGTGCTGCCCACGGGCGCACTGGAGCTGTGCCACCTGGACGCGCTGTACGACGCCGGGTACTTCGTGCTGGCCCCGAGCAGCACCCCCGGGCGCTTCCGGTACGACCACGCGCCCCGCCTCGGCCCGCTGCCCTCGGTCCCGGTCGTCGCGCTGGAACGCGAGACGCTGCGCCGCCGGCTGCTGCTGCACCGGCTGTGGCCCGACCCCGCCGCCGACAGCGCCCCGCTGATCCGCGCGGACCCAGCCGCCGGCCGTACCCCGGGCGCGCCGGTCACACCCCGGCAGCGGGCCGTCCTGGACCGGGTGGACGGCGTCCGCACGGCCGCCGACATCGCCCGGAACCTGGGCCGGCAGGCGTTCCACACGCTGGTCGACGTACGCCGGCTCACGGCGGCCGGGAAGATCGCACCCGCGCCCCGGGCACCCGCCCCGCCGCCACCGCCCCACCAGGTCACCACCGACCCCGACATCGCGCTGCTGAAGAGGCTCAGGGATGCGCTGGAGGCGCTTTGA